One genomic region from Listeria monocytogenes encodes:
- a CDS encoding dihydrolipoyl dehydrogenase family protein: MAKFTYDVVIIGSGASGTTVAFEAQAAGLKVAIVEERNWGGTCVLRGCDPKKVLIGAREARNLSTRLRGKGIKQAATISWTDLMAFKETFVENVPESRLASFQEAGIETFFGAASFQDSHSLQVGDDLIYAEKIVIATGATPSTLKVEGKEYIQTSDDFLSLEKLPDSVVFIGGGYISFEFASIALAAGRDVHIIHHNSEPLKKFDPDFVAALVANIKDEGIHFHFDTDITKIENDGGKLHIKGKDSFSLQTDLIIGATGRMPNIAHLSLENASIDYTKKGIVVNEKLQTPNNPHIYACGDVAATKGAALTPVVSLEAALVAKNVIGGNEKITYPAIPSVVFTSPKLASIGISTEEAKANPEKYQIKNHDTTSWYTYKRTNEQIALAKIIEDRESGQIKGAHFLSEEADYMINYIAILMKANLTLADLQSVIFAYPSPASDLTALN; the protein is encoded by the coding sequence GTGGCAAAATTTACATATGATGTCGTTATAATCGGAAGCGGTGCAAGTGGTACAACGGTTGCATTTGAAGCACAGGCAGCAGGGTTAAAAGTAGCAATTGTAGAAGAGCGGAATTGGGGTGGAACGTGTGTACTCAGAGGATGCGACCCTAAAAAAGTTCTCATCGGAGCAAGAGAAGCAAGAAATCTGTCCACCAGACTACGCGGCAAAGGCATTAAGCAAGCAGCGACGATTAGCTGGACAGATTTAATGGCATTTAAAGAAACTTTTGTCGAGAATGTGCCAGAAAGTCGTTTGGCAAGCTTTCAAGAAGCTGGGATTGAGACATTTTTTGGGGCAGCTAGTTTCCAAGATTCCCATTCCTTGCAAGTCGGCGATGATTTAATTTATGCTGAAAAAATTGTCATCGCAACAGGAGCAACACCAAGCACGTTAAAAGTAGAAGGGAAAGAATACATTCAAACTAGCGATGATTTCTTATCACTTGAAAAACTCCCAGATTCTGTCGTTTTTATTGGTGGAGGTTATATTTCATTTGAATTTGCTTCTATAGCACTCGCAGCTGGGAGAGATGTACACATTATTCACCATAATAGTGAACCTTTAAAGAAATTTGATCCTGATTTCGTAGCGGCATTAGTTGCCAATATAAAAGATGAAGGCATTCATTTCCATTTTGACACAGATATTACTAAAATTGAAAATGATGGTGGGAAATTGCATATTAAAGGTAAAGATAGCTTTTCATTACAAACAGATTTAATTATTGGAGCAACTGGTAGAATGCCAAACATCGCACATCTATCTTTAGAAAATGCAAGCATCGATTACACTAAAAAAGGCATTGTCGTTAACGAAAAACTTCAAACACCTAACAACCCTCATATTTATGCATGCGGTGATGTCGCTGCGACAAAAGGTGCAGCACTAACACCAGTTGTAAGCTTGGAAGCAGCACTTGTGGCTAAAAATGTTATAGGCGGAAACGAAAAAATAACTTATCCAGCGATACCAAGCGTCGTTTTCACTAGCCCAAAACTTGCAAGCATTGGTATAAGTACAGAAGAAGCTAAAGCAAATCCGGAAAAATACCAAATTAAAAATCATGACACAACTAGTTGGTACACATACAAACGAACAAATGAACAAATTGCACTTGCAAAAATCATTGAAGACAGAGAGTCAGGGCAAATCAAAGGCGCTCATTTTCTTAGTGAAGAAGCAGATTATATGATAAATTACATTGCCATCTTAATGAAAGCAAATCTAACTTTAGCTGATTTACAATCTGTTATTTTTGCCTACCCATCTCCAGCAAGTGACTTAACTGCTTTGAACTAG
- a CDS encoding ribonuclease J — MTIKKAKNIKIIPLGGVDESGKNLYVVEIDEDIFILDAGLMFPENELLGIDIVIPDFKYLEENKDRVKAIFLTHGHEDAIGALPYLLQKIKAPVYGTELTIALAKSALKEHRKLRFKNFHVVNEETTLSFSKIDVSFFRTTHTIPDSVGIVLETSEGSIVYTGDFKFDQSAKDGYASDLSHIAEFGEKGVLALLSDSSEAEHPGTTSSDSLIEEEIRHAFRMADGRIIVACVASNLIRLQQVLDASVATKRKVAIVGKELERVFEIAGSLGKIVIEEDLIVPLKELKKYSDDEITIIETGNLGEPIQSLQLMTKGNHPQLNIKPGDTVYITTTPSPSLETMMAKTMDMLYKAGAKVLTMSNNLFISGHASQEDLKLMINLLKPRYFVPVHGEYRMLISHAKLAHEVGMAKSEVFIVGKGEILEYKNDKMTAGNRVYSGNTLIDGLGVGDVGNIVLRDRKLLSEDGIFIVVVTLNRKSKTITSGPEIISRGFIYVRESEHLIEESSKVVTKIVEKNLQETGFEWAKLKQDIRDQLNRYLFEQTKRRPMILPIIMEV; from the coding sequence TTGACAATAAAAAAAGCGAAAAACATAAAAATCATTCCACTCGGCGGTGTCGATGAAAGTGGCAAAAATTTATATGTAGTAGAAATAGACGAAGATATCTTTATATTAGATGCGGGCTTAATGTTCCCCGAAAATGAATTACTAGGAATTGATATTGTCATTCCTGATTTCAAATATTTAGAAGAAAATAAAGATCGTGTAAAAGCTATTTTTCTAACACACGGTCACGAAGATGCCATTGGTGCATTGCCATACTTACTTCAAAAAATCAAAGCGCCTGTTTACGGGACAGAATTAACGATTGCTCTAGCAAAATCAGCGCTTAAAGAGCACCGCAAACTACGCTTCAAGAATTTCCATGTCGTTAACGAAGAAACAACATTGTCCTTTTCAAAAATTGATGTTTCCTTTTTCCGGACAACACATACTATTCCTGATTCTGTGGGTATTGTCCTTGAAACAAGCGAAGGATCCATTGTTTATACAGGGGATTTCAAATTCGATCAATCAGCGAAAGACGGCTACGCTTCTGATTTAAGCCATATTGCAGAATTTGGCGAAAAGGGTGTACTTGCCTTGCTTTCGGATAGTTCAGAGGCTGAGCACCCTGGAACGACTTCTAGTGATAGTTTAATTGAAGAAGAGATCAGACATGCTTTCCGAATGGCAGACGGCAGAATTATCGTTGCTTGTGTAGCTTCTAATTTAATTCGCTTACAACAAGTACTCGATGCATCCGTTGCAACCAAACGTAAAGTCGCTATTGTTGGTAAAGAACTAGAGCGTGTTTTCGAAATTGCTGGCAGTTTAGGTAAAATCGTCATTGAAGAAGACTTAATTGTTCCGTTAAAAGAACTTAAAAAATATAGCGATGATGAAATTACAATTATTGAAACAGGTAATCTAGGAGAACCAATTCAATCATTACAATTAATGACTAAAGGAAACCATCCGCAACTTAACATCAAACCTGGCGATACTGTTTACATTACGACTACGCCATCGCCATCTCTTGAAACAATGATGGCGAAAACAATGGATATGCTCTATAAAGCAGGTGCGAAAGTGCTAACTATGAGTAACAATCTCTTCATCTCTGGTCATGCAAGCCAAGAAGATTTAAAATTAATGATTAACTTATTAAAACCAAGATATTTTGTTCCAGTTCACGGAGAATATCGCATGTTAATCAGCCATGCTAAATTAGCTCATGAAGTTGGCATGGCAAAATCAGAAGTATTTATCGTTGGTAAAGGCGAAATTTTAGAATATAAAAATGATAAAATGACGGCCGGAAATCGCGTTTATTCTGGTAATACTTTAATTGATGGATTAGGTGTTGGTGATGTAGGAAACATCGTGCTACGCGACCGTAAATTACTCTCAGAAGACGGAATTTTCATCGTTGTAGTAACACTTAATCGTAAATCAAAAACCATTACTTCAGGACCAGAAATCATTTCACGCGGCTTTATCTACGTGCGCGAATCAGAACATTTGATTGAAGAATCTTCCAAAGTTGTCACAAAAATTGTTGAAAAAAATCTTCAAGAAACCGGCTTTGAATGGGCGAAATTAAAACAAGACATTCGCGACCAATTAAATCGCTACTTATTTGAACAAACAAAACGACGTCCAATGATTTTACCAATTATTATGGAAGTCTAG
- the dapA gene encoding 4-hydroxy-tetrahydrodipicolinate synthase produces the protein MDLGKVITAMVTPIHPEKDKVCKKRIHHLVNHLIKNGSDGLVIAGTTGESPTLSHDEKIKLFRQVIETNDGRAKLIAGTGSNNTAETIAFTKEVATLGGMDAVLIVAPYYNKPNQDGLYAHFAAVAEASDLPVVIYNIPGRSVVNIEPETIIRLAKLPNIVGVKESSGNLDNISKIIAETSDDFQVYSGDDSLTLPILAVGGNGVISVASHIVGNEMQEMIQAFERGEVQKAAQIHRELLPLMNGLFSVPNPAPTKYLLNQQGISVGPVRLPLVDLNAEQGTKLQAILEGLSK, from the coding sequence ATGGATTTAGGGAAAGTAATTACAGCAATGGTGACACCAATTCACCCAGAGAAAGATAAAGTATGCAAAAAAAGAATTCATCATCTCGTGAATCACTTAATCAAAAATGGCTCAGACGGTTTAGTAATCGCTGGAACAACTGGCGAATCTCCAACTTTATCCCATGATGAAAAAATAAAATTATTTCGCCAAGTAATTGAAACTAATGACGGACGTGCGAAATTAATTGCTGGAACAGGCTCCAATAACACAGCTGAAACAATCGCTTTTACAAAAGAAGTTGCCACGCTTGGTGGTATGGATGCTGTTTTAATCGTAGCTCCATATTACAATAAACCAAATCAAGATGGCTTGTATGCCCATTTTGCCGCGGTTGCTGAAGCTTCTGATTTGCCAGTAGTTATTTATAATATTCCTGGCCGTAGTGTTGTTAATATCGAGCCAGAAACAATTATTCGTCTAGCGAAATTGCCTAATATTGTTGGTGTAAAAGAATCTAGCGGTAATTTGGATAATATAAGCAAAATCATCGCTGAAACTTCGGACGATTTCCAGGTGTACAGTGGGGACGACAGTTTAACATTACCAATTCTTGCAGTTGGCGGAAACGGTGTTATTTCTGTTGCCAGCCATATTGTAGGGAATGAAATGCAAGAAATGATTCAAGCATTTGAACGTGGTGAAGTTCAAAAAGCTGCTCAAATTCACCGAGAGTTATTACCCCTCATGAATGGATTATTCTCAGTACCGAACCCAGCACCAACAAAATACTTACTGAATCAACAAGGTATTAGCGTTGGACCTGTAAGACTACCACTTGTAGATTTGAATGCTGAACAAGGAACGAAATTACAAGCTATATTAGAAGGACTTTCTAAATAG
- the dapG gene encoding aspartate kinase yields the protein MKIIVQKFGGTSVQNEKSRLMAFNHIKQVLKEGYKVVVVVSAIGRYGDPYATDTLLELIGAKNTKLTAREQDTLLSVGETISASVFTNMLKEANIKAEAFSGGQAGIITSDDHLNAKITEVDTARLKDALTNLDVAVVAGFQGITANGDISTLGRGGSDTSAAALGVSLQANYIDIFTDVDGMMTADPRIVEHARSLPRVSYNEVSNMAYQGAKVIHPRAVEIAMTAKIPMRIRSTYLESTGTLVTSLADDSGHFDVKERMVTGVAHVTNLTQISVQTDTVKAQQLAFKILADAGISLDFINISTNSVIFTVPEEKSHVVKQLLEDADLQTTVRQACAKVSIVGAGITGVPGVTAKIVGALSEKNIPILQSADSHTTIWVLVREKDLISAVNALHDVFCLEIK from the coding sequence ATGAAAATTATTGTCCAAAAATTTGGCGGAACATCCGTACAAAATGAAAAATCACGTTTGATGGCATTCAATCATATCAAACAAGTACTAAAAGAAGGATATAAAGTTGTTGTTGTCGTTTCAGCCATTGGTAGATACGGAGATCCTTATGCGACCGACACACTATTAGAACTTATTGGTGCTAAAAATACAAAGCTAACAGCTAGAGAACAAGATACTTTACTCTCTGTCGGCGAAACTATTTCAGCATCTGTATTTACAAATATGTTAAAAGAAGCAAATATTAAAGCAGAGGCGTTTTCTGGTGGTCAAGCAGGCATCATTACATCAGACGACCATTTAAATGCAAAAATCACAGAAGTGGATACAGCTCGTTTGAAAGACGCATTAACGAACCTTGATGTAGCAGTAGTTGCTGGCTTCCAAGGTATTACTGCAAATGGGGATATTTCCACATTAGGACGCGGAGGAAGTGATACATCCGCAGCAGCTCTAGGAGTTTCGTTACAAGCAAACTATATTGATATCTTTACGGATGTAGATGGAATGATGACAGCCGATCCACGTATCGTAGAACACGCGCGTTCACTACCACGAGTAAGTTATAACGAAGTGAGCAATATGGCATATCAAGGTGCAAAAGTTATCCATCCACGTGCAGTTGAGATTGCGATGACTGCAAAAATACCAATGCGGATTCGTTCTACCTATTTGGAAAGCACCGGAACACTTGTCACTTCACTAGCTGATGATTCAGGTCATTTTGACGTGAAAGAACGAATGGTAACCGGCGTAGCTCATGTAACCAATTTAACACAAATATCAGTACAAACGGATACTGTAAAAGCACAACAACTCGCTTTTAAAATATTAGCAGATGCAGGAATCAGCCTTGATTTCATTAACATCTCTACTAACTCTGTCATTTTTACGGTACCCGAAGAAAAATCTCATGTAGTAAAACAACTATTAGAAGATGCAGACTTACAAACAACTGTACGACAAGCTTGTGCGAAAGTTTCTATTGTTGGCGCCGGAATCACAGGTGTTCCCGGTGTTACTGCAAAAATCGTTGGCGCATTATCTGAAAAAAATATCCCAATTTTACAATCAGCGGATAGTCATACTACTATTTGGGTATTAGTAAGAGAAAAGGACTTAATTTCAGCAGTCAATGCCCTTCATGACGTATTTTGTTTGGAAATTAAGTAA
- a CDS encoding aspartate-semialdehyde dehydrogenase, with amino-acid sequence MTKSYHVAVVGATGAVGTQMIELLEEAATFKIKQVSFLSSIRSAGKKLSFRGEEVTIQEATPESFEGVDIALFSAGGSVSKALAKEAVKRGAIVIDNTSAYRMDPTVPLVVPEVNEKALFSHNGIIANPNCSTIQMVAALEPIREAFGLNRIIVSTYQAVSGSGVSAIQELKDGSRAVLDNKEFTPQIMPVKGDKKHYPIAFNALPQIDVFTENDYTYEEMKMINETKKIMEDNTIKVSATCVRIPVVSGHSESVYIEVDKEGITAKEIQNALKNAPGIVLEDDPENQVYPQAVQAAGKKEVFVGRIRADIDDPKGFHMWIVSDNLLKGAAWNSIQIAESLVKLAII; translated from the coding sequence ATGACAAAAAGCTATCATGTCGCAGTTGTAGGTGCAACTGGTGCAGTTGGTACCCAAATGATTGAATTACTAGAAGAGGCGGCGACTTTTAAGATAAAGCAAGTTTCATTCTTGTCTTCTATTCGTTCTGCTGGAAAAAAACTATCCTTCCGCGGTGAAGAAGTAACTATTCAAGAAGCCACACCTGAAAGTTTTGAAGGCGTTGATATCGCTTTATTTAGCGCTGGTGGTTCTGTATCGAAAGCACTTGCGAAAGAAGCAGTTAAACGTGGAGCTATCGTTATTGATAACACGAGTGCATATCGTATGGATCCAACAGTTCCATTAGTCGTTCCTGAAGTGAATGAAAAAGCACTTTTCTCTCATAATGGTATTATTGCTAATCCTAACTGTTCCACTATTCAGATGGTAGCAGCCCTCGAACCGATTCGAGAAGCATTCGGCTTAAATCGTATTATTGTTTCCACTTATCAAGCTGTTTCTGGCTCTGGTGTAAGCGCAATTCAAGAATTAAAAGACGGTAGCAGAGCTGTTCTGGATAACAAAGAATTCACTCCACAAATCATGCCCGTTAAAGGGGACAAAAAACATTATCCAATCGCTTTTAATGCATTGCCACAAATTGACGTTTTCACAGAGAATGACTATACATACGAAGAAATGAAAATGATCAATGAAACAAAAAAAATCATGGAAGACAACACAATAAAAGTTTCTGCTACGTGCGTTCGTATCCCAGTAGTTAGCGGACACTCTGAAAGTGTTTATATCGAAGTGGATAAAGAAGGCATAACTGCTAAAGAAATCCAAAATGCACTAAAAAATGCACCTGGTATTGTCCTAGAAGATGACCCAGAAAATCAAGTTTACCCACAAGCTGTTCAAGCTGCAGGTAAGAAGGAAGTCTTCGTTGGTCGTATTCGTGCTGACATAGACGACCCTAAAGGTTTTCATATGTGGATTGTTTCTGATAATTTACTAAAAGGTGCCGCATGGAATTCGATTCAAATAGCTGAAAGTTTAGTTAAATTAGCGATTATTTAG
- a CDS encoding peptidoglycan D,D-transpeptidase FtsI family protein, with the protein MKLNFRKKKKDSTKKKRAIIPLRLNILFFIIFILFSVLILRLGIVQIVQGDTYKRQLEETDNVTVSKNVPRGSIYDRNYNLLVGNSAVKSITYTRSQQTQTAETLHVAQTLEKLITVEPEKLTDRDLKDYWILTHQTESLNRLSAKEQALDSSKAYKIQVDKVTKEDIASLTSEDLKVATIYKKMTTGYAMTESVVKNKDVTDEEIARVSENMDSLPGVDTTTDWNRYYTYDETLRSILGSVSTAKEGLPKDKAEYYLSQGYSRNDRVGKSYLEAQYESVLAGSKSQSESVLDSKGNIIETVNKYEGSKGKDLVLSVDVEFQKAVEEILQKNIKQGKQYAGSDLFDRAFVVAMDPYSGEVLALAGQKLNDKSEFEDYSLGTFTTAYAMGSAVKGSTILGGIMDGAITNKTVFTDQPIVLKGTKPKSSWFNRTGAGNRPLDPVGALEISSNSYMYQVAMKMGGANYVPNGPLRAPLSTFDDMRYYYNQFGLGVKTGIDLPGEQTGYKGDDQTIGKILDFAIGQYDSYTPLQMAQYVSTIANGGSRIAPSMVKEIRNPSTNGDSVGTLATANEPKVLNKIGVSESDIKTVQQGFYEVTHGSTGTARTVFTSSDYDVAGKTGTADAFYDGPKEGNKMASVWNTTFVGYAPVEKPEIAISVVVPWIYRPYGTDQKTNMKISKEVFDKYFELKKERSESKKDTSKVEQPINNKEAAAKAQSEQTEN; encoded by the coding sequence GTGAAACTAAATTTTAGAAAAAAGAAAAAAGATTCCACTAAGAAGAAACGCGCCATCATTCCACTACGTTTAAATATTCTATTCTTTATTATTTTTATATTATTCTCCGTGTTAATTTTACGACTTGGTATTGTTCAAATCGTGCAAGGGGATACGTACAAACGTCAATTAGAAGAAACAGATAACGTAACAGTTTCCAAAAACGTACCACGTGGTAGCATTTATGACCGGAATTACAATTTGTTGGTTGGTAATTCAGCGGTTAAATCCATTACCTACACACGTAGCCAACAAACACAGACTGCAGAAACTCTACATGTAGCTCAAACATTGGAAAAGCTAATTACTGTTGAGCCTGAAAAGTTAACTGATCGTGATTTGAAAGATTACTGGATTTTAACGCATCAAACTGAATCTTTAAACCGCTTATCCGCGAAAGAACAAGCGCTTGATTCATCTAAAGCTTACAAAATCCAAGTTGACAAAGTGACAAAAGAAGATATCGCTAGCTTAACCAGTGAAGACTTAAAAGTAGCAACCATATATAAGAAAATGACAACTGGATATGCCATGACTGAATCTGTCGTGAAAAATAAAGATGTGACAGACGAAGAAATTGCACGTGTCAGTGAAAACATGGACAGTTTACCTGGTGTAGACACCACTACAGACTGGAATCGCTATTACACGTATGATGAAACTTTACGCTCGATTTTAGGTTCTGTTTCTACAGCTAAAGAAGGTCTACCAAAAGACAAAGCAGAATACTACTTATCTCAAGGATATAGTCGTAATGATCGCGTTGGTAAAAGCTATCTAGAAGCTCAATATGAAAGTGTGCTCGCTGGGTCAAAATCTCAGTCAGAAAGCGTACTTGATTCTAAAGGTAATATTATTGAAACTGTCAACAAATACGAAGGCTCCAAAGGGAAAGATTTAGTTCTTTCTGTTGATGTTGAATTTCAAAAAGCAGTAGAAGAAATTCTCCAAAAAAACATCAAACAAGGTAAACAATATGCTGGTTCAGATTTATTTGACCGCGCATTCGTTGTTGCCATGGATCCATATTCTGGAGAAGTCCTTGCATTAGCAGGACAGAAACTAAATGACAAGAGCGAGTTTGAAGATTATTCCCTTGGTACATTTACAACTGCCTACGCAATGGGCTCTGCTGTCAAAGGTTCTACTATCCTTGGTGGTATTATGGACGGTGCTATTACAAACAAAACTGTTTTCACTGACCAACCAATTGTACTAAAAGGAACAAAACCAAAGAGCTCATGGTTTAACAGAACCGGAGCTGGTAATAGACCACTTGATCCTGTAGGAGCTTTAGAAATTTCTTCTAACTCCTATATGTACCAAGTTGCAATGAAAATGGGTGGCGCAAACTATGTACCAAACGGACCTCTTAGAGCACCACTTAGCACCTTTGACGATATGCGTTACTACTACAACCAATTCGGTCTAGGTGTAAAAACTGGCATCGACCTCCCAGGTGAACAAACTGGTTATAAAGGGGACGACCAAACAATCGGTAAAATTCTCGATTTCGCTATCGGACAATATGACTCCTACACGCCACTACAAATGGCTCAATATGTTTCTACTATTGCCAATGGGGGTTCAAGAATCGCTCCTAGTATGGTAAAAGAAATTAGAAATCCAAGTACTAATGGTGACTCTGTTGGAACACTTGCAACAGCTAATGAACCAAAAGTATTAAATAAAATCGGTGTTTCTGAAAGTGATATCAAAACAGTACAACAAGGCTTCTATGAAGTAACACATGGTTCAACAGGTACCGCAAGAACTGTTTTCACTTCAAGTGATTACGATGTCGCTGGTAAGACAGGCACCGCGGATGCGTTCTATGATGGACCAAAAGAAGGTAACAAAATGGCCAGTGTTTGGAATACGACATTCGTCGGTTATGCGCCAGTGGAAAAACCAGAAATAGCTATTTCCGTTGTTGTTCCTTGGATTTATCGTCCATATGGTACGGACCAAAAAACAAATATGAAAATCTCCAAAGAAGTATTCGACAAATACTTCGAACTTAAAAAAGAACGATCTGAATCGAAAAAAGATACTTCAAAAGTAGAGCAACCAATTAACAACAAAGAAGCAGCTGCGAAAGCACAATCAGAACAAACCGAAAATTAA
- a CDS encoding superoxide dismutase: MTYELPKLPYTYDALEPNFDKETMEIHYTKHHNTYVTKLNEAVAGHPELASKSAEELVTNLDSVPEDIRGAVRNHGGGHANHTLFWSILSPNGGGAPTGNLKAAIESEFGTFDEFKEKFNAAAAARFGSGWAWLVVNDGKLEIVSTANQDSPLSDGKTPVLGLDVWEHAYYLKFQNRRPEYIDTFWNVINWDEANKRFDAAK, encoded by the coding sequence ATGACTTACGAATTACCTAAATTACCTTATACTTATGATGCTTTGGAGCCGAATTTTGATAAAGAAACCATGGAAATTCACTATACAAAGCACCACAATACTTATGTAACAAAACTAAATGAAGCGGTTGCTGGTCATCCTGAACTTGCAAGCAAATCTGCGGAAGAATTAGTTACTAACCTAGATAGCGTTCCTGAAGATATTCGCGGCGCTGTCCGTAACCACGGTGGCGGGCATGCTAACCATACATTGTTCTGGTCTATTCTTAGCCCAAATGGTGGCGGCGCTCCAACTGGCAATTTAAAAGCAGCAATCGAAAGCGAATTCGGTACTTTTGACGAATTTAAAGAAAAATTCAATGCAGCAGCTGCAGCACGTTTTGGTTCTGGTTGGGCTTGGCTAGTAGTTAATGATGGCAAATTAGAAATCGTTTCTACAGCTAACCAAGATTCTCCATTAAGCGATGGCAAAACACCCGTTCTTGGCTTAGATGTTTGGGAACATGCTTACTACCTTAAATTCCAAAACCGTCGTCCTGAATATATCGACACATTTTGGAATGTTATTAACTGGGATGAAGCTAACAAACGCTTTGACGCAGCTAAATAA
- a CDS encoding DUF1189 domain-containing protein, whose amino-acid sequence MNIFKRFWKSLYSPADIASFRNDKIRKSIVYIIVLSFVTFLPLAYFTNVTTKNALKVGEETITNEIPNFKVTDGKLVLTDKNAKNIPISIDQDELHIYFDASGTLDKDDVDNKIASYDSAVAFLSDSIYITAAGVSQSVSYDTAGISDKADLVHLYNSIESLAKYFIPIALLVLFIFTLGSVFFRVALYALFGFILSGFGRTGIAFRQNWMIASYSITLAAVFTMIMEALQIIVPFGMEINMVVSMIFVFLAIRSIPPSEPTILEK is encoded by the coding sequence ATGAATATTTTTAAACGCTTCTGGAAGAGCTTATATTCCCCTGCGGATATTGCATCGTTTCGAAATGATAAAATTAGAAAAAGTATCGTGTACATTATTGTTTTATCATTTGTAACATTCCTTCCATTAGCATATTTTACGAACGTCACAACAAAAAATGCGCTCAAAGTTGGCGAAGAAACTATTACCAATGAAATACCCAATTTCAAAGTGACTGATGGCAAATTAGTGTTAACAGATAAAAATGCAAAAAATATACCTATCTCGATTGATCAAGATGAACTACATATTTATTTTGATGCTTCCGGAACACTGGATAAGGATGACGTAGATAATAAAATTGCTTCTTATGATAGCGCGGTAGCTTTTCTATCAGATAGTATTTATATTACTGCAGCTGGTGTTTCGCAATCTGTTAGTTATGACACGGCAGGAATTAGTGATAAGGCAGATTTAGTTCATTTATATAATTCGATTGAGTCATTAGCTAAATACTTTATTCCAATTGCTTTACTAGTACTCTTTATCTTTACGCTAGGCTCGGTCTTCTTCCGAGTAGCACTGTATGCGCTTTTCGGATTTATTCTTTCTGGATTTGGCCGAACTGGTATCGCCTTCCGCCAAAATTGGATGATTGCTTCTTACAGTATTACACTGGCAGCAGTGTTCACCATGATTATGGAAGCTTTACAAATTATTGTTCCTTTTGGAATGGAAATTAACATGGTCGTGAGTATGATTTTTGTTTTCCTTGCGATTCGTTCAATTCCTCCAAGCGAGCCTACAATTTTAGAGAAATAA